The following DNA comes from Polynucleobacter sp. MG-6-Vaara-E2.
AAAACGTTTGATGGCTATGCTCAAAAGGCTGCTGAAAAAGATCCGCAACCAGAAATTAATCTGCGTGCCGATAAATCAGTGAAATATGAATATGTCGCCCAAGTATTAGCGGCTTCGCGCCGAGCGGGCTTAACAAAGTTGGGCTTTGTAACTGAACCAGACTAGGCTGACATAAGTGCTTGTGCCTACTGTGTTTTATAAGGCATTTTGGAAAGCAGACAACTTTCTTCGCTGATATAAGTTCCATTGCCCATCGTTTCACCCAAAATACCACCTTGAATTTTTTCTACCTTTTTGAGTTTGCCAGTAACTGGGTCCAGTGTTATTTGGGTTGATACCGTTCCTGCGGGGTACACAACTCCCATCAAATTCTCTGGCTCAAAACTAGCCTCTATTGCAATCACGATATTGGGTCGCGCCAGCGTCACACTTTTAACAACTTGCTTACCGTAATCATCAGATTGATCAAGGTCTCGATTATCTAAATACACTTTCGCTTTCTGAGTGCCAGCAGCTAAAGTAATCTTCATATCGTACTCTTCGATATAACCATTCTCTGTACGCTTACAGTTAAATTCGAGAACATCAATAGGCCAAGCAAATATAGGAACCAAGCCAAGAAGTAAGCTGATAAGGATTTTGAATAAATTCATATGAGGTGAATCTTGAGGAAAAACAGTGGTGGTGCCCGAGGCCGGAATCGAACCGGCACGACTTTTTTGAGTCGGCAGATTTTAAATCTGCTGTGTCTACCGATTTCACCACTCGGGCTCGCACATGCAGTAACTGCCGCGCTATATAAATCAAGACAACTCTAATTTTAGCATGTACACCCCCAACCCCCTCAGAAGGCCTGATACTCCATAGATTCTGGGTGAGTCAGTTTCAAAAATACTAAAATGTGGTCATGAAATCCGCTGGCAATTTGGCAAGACATGGCAAGCTACTTCGCCCCTTGATTTGGGTGGTGGGCGTCACTCTGCTAACCATTTTCAGCGCAACGCTGATTTACCTATATTCAGCACAATCAAGTCCATCAGGCAAGCGCAGCATCAAAGGTCTGGGTGATGGAGTAGTGATTACCTTTGATGAATCTGACATTCCCCACATCAAAGCCAATAGTCAATCTGACGCATTGTTTGCTCTAGGCTATCTGCATGCGACTGAGCGTTCTTGGCAGTTGGAAATGAACCGTCGCATTGCTAGTGGTCGCCTTTCTGAAATTTTAGGAAACGAAACAATCAATATTGATCGCTTCATCCGCACTCTTGGAATTAAGCGCGCAGCTGAGCAGCAATTCGATAAATACCCTGTCTCAGCCAAGCGTTTACTACAGGCTTACGCAGATGGTGTAAACGCAGGTAATGCGCAATTAGGCTGGGCTCTACCAGTCGAATACTTTCTAACTGGCTCAAAGCCAGGACACTGGTCTCCAACTGATAGTGTTGCTTGGATGCTCATGATGGCTTTAGATTTGGGCGGCAACTGGCACAAAGAACTACAAAGGCTGGAGCTCTCTCAATATTTAACAACTAAACAAATCTGGGAAGTGCTTCCGCCATTTGAGGTTGATGAACCTGTGACCAAGATGGATTTTGCCAAAATCTATCGGGATCTTGACGTCTTTAATCCCAAGACAGGCCCCGCTCACAAGCGCTCAAAAAAACTCCCTGCGACTGAACACTCTAATATTGATCTTCCTGGCGGTAAAGATGGTATTGGCTCCAATAATTGGGCTTTGAGCGGCAAACTCACTGCAAGCGGCAAGCCACTGCTTGCAAACGATCCTCACCTGGGATTATCTGCACCAGCAATTTGGTATTTTGCTCATCTAGATGCGCCCGGCTTAAATGTTCTTGGAAGCACCCTTCCTGGTATACCAACAGTGGTTCTGGGTAGAGCAGAAAAGTTTGCCTGGAGTTTTACAAATACCAACCCTGATGTGCAAGATCTGTATATCGAACAGATAGACCCGAACAATCCAGGGATGTACCGCGGGCCTGATGGCCTTTTACCGTTCAAAGTTCGTCAAGAAATAATTGATGTCAAAGGGGCTCCATCTGTAAATTTCATTGTGAAAGAAACACGCCATGGTCCCGTGATATCAGACTCTTATGCACGTGCAAAACGCGCAATTGACACTGACCGCTTCGCTTTGGCTCTGCGTTCGACCGCTTTGGATATTGAAAATCAATCGGTAGCAGGATTACTCGACCTCAATCGCGCTAAGGACATGGATGCTTTTAAACAGTCCTTACGCAAAAATTACGCCCCGATGCAAAATGTCGTCATGGCAGATATTGATGGCAATATTGCTTATCAAGCTGCCGGTGTTGCTCCTAAGCGTTTACTACATCACGGACTATATGGTGTTGCTCCAGCGCCTGGTTGGGAAAAGCAATACGACTGGAATGGCTACGTGCCATTTGAACAACTCCCAGCTAGCAATAATCCAGAGCAGGGATGGATTGCAACGGCCAATCAAAGAATCATTGCGAGTAACGATCCCAATCCCCTGACGAGTGACTGGGACTTATCAGCCCGTTACGATCGGATTGTGGATCTCATTAAAGCCAGAAATAGTTACGATCTCGAGTATATGAAAACAATGCAGGCCGACACCCTCTCCCTGACTTCGATTCCTCTGCTAGAGCTCTTTAAATCCAGCGTGCCAAGCCACCCACTAGGCGCTAAAGCATTAGAAATATCTAAAGATTTCAATGGTGACATGCGAGTTGATAGCGCCGCTGCTTTGATTTTTAATGCCTGGGCAGATCAACTAACGCGTAATTTATTTTCTCGCTTGAGTTATATCTTCTCTGAAACCTACGGCGATCGCAATTACCGTGGCGCACTGATTGCGCAAATGAAAAATCCGAATAGTCCTTGGTGCGATAACCCCAAGACTCAAGCAATAGAAACTTGTGCCGAGGCTTCTAACGACGCCTTTAATAAAGCGCTGGAGTTTTTAAGCAAAGAGTACGGTAATGACCCCAGCAAATGGGCTTGGGGCAAAGCGCATATTGCAATCTCTGCGCATCGCCCATTAAGCAAGATTCCTGTCCTTGGGAAACTCTTTAACCTCGAGACTCCTTTCCCAGGCGATAGCAATACGATTAATGTTGGTCGATTAGAGCTGCTTCGGTCGGAGCACCCCTATGAAACTCTTCAAGCACCAAGCTTGCGAGCAATTTATGACCTTTCTGATCTAGAGAAATCCCTCTTTATCTTCCAGTCCGGACAATCAGGCTGGGTGCAAAGCAAGCTCTATCGGAATATGGTTCCTCTTTGGGCAAAGAATGAATATCTACCCCTGCAGATGAAGCCCGATTCCAGCAAGCGCACTCTTGAATTAAGCAATAAGTAATTGATTAAACATCTGAGGTGTTTAAAATAGCCTTAATGTATTTACGCGTCCGCGTCATTATTGAAAGCCGCTCTATGAAAAAAATCCTTCTCGCTAGCTTAACTACAGCAACCTTATTGCTTTCTGCCGGCAATGCTAATGCTGCATGGAAAGAATTAGGTTCAAATCAACTAATGGTGGTGTATGTAGATCTTGATACTGTTCAAACTCAAGGTGAAAAGACCCAAATCATTTCGATGCTTGACTTCAAAAAGCCTGGCGTAAATCCAACGAATAAAGAGCCCGTGAATTCCATCGTTGGCCTCAATGAATTTGACTGCCCTACAGTCAGTTACCGCCCAATTGCTTTTAAAGAATTTTCCGGCAACAAGGGATCAGGAAAAGTGGTGTCAGATAACAATACCCCTGATAGCAAATTTGAGCCTGTACCAAGTGGTGACTGGGTGGCTGGTGTCTTTAACTCCGTTTGCAAAGCTAAGTAATTCATTATTACTCTTGACTGAATGCCCTTAAAACACTGGGTTTGGTTTACATCCATTCTGGGCTTTGCCTTGTTGCAAGGCTGCGCAGCTCCTTTAGCAGCACTCGGCACTAGCGGTACTGCAGCAGCAAGCTCTGCTGGTACAACCGTAGTTACTGCTGCCGCAGCAAATCCTATGACAGCCACAAGTGTTGCCTCAACTGTTGCCACTGGAAAATCACCTTTGGAGCATGCAGCTTCTGCGGCTACAAAAAAAGAGTGCAACTTTACCAATATTATTGGCCCCAAGCCCATCTGTGAAGATGTCGTTCTGCCAAAAATCATTGACAACAGCAGCCCCCTTCCAGGCCCAGCTGACAAGCCCAAAGAGACCATCAAACAGTAGCGGTCGGCATTCCCTGTCAACAATGCTGTGGGGGATTAAAATCAACTGATCTTGCAATATTGAGCATTTACGCCATGACTACTGAAAACTACTACCTCACACTCACCTGCCCCAATAAACCTGGCATTGTTGCCGCAGTATCAACCTATATTTTTCAGGCGGGCGGTGATATTGAAGAAGCTCAACAGTTTGATGACAAAGCCTCTAAACGCTTTTTTATGCGCGTCAGTTTTAGCTGCCCTACTGATGGTAATACCTTGCGGTCCGGCTTTACAGAAATTGCTAAGCGCTTTGAACTTACCTGGAATCTGCGTGCTGTAAAAGATTTGAAGCGTGTGTTGATCATGGCCTCTAAGCTAGATCATTGCCTAGTTGATCTTTTATACCGTTGGCGCATTGGTGAACTACCCATGATCATCAGTGGCATTGTTTCAAATCACCCTCGCGATGTCTATGCAAGCATTGATTTTGCGAACATTCCTTTTTATCATTTGCCGGTTACCCCCGAAACTAAGCCCGCTCAAGAAGCTAAGCTACTTGAGATCATTGCTGACTCTAAAGTCGACATGGTGATTCTTGCGCGTTATATGCAAATTCTGTCAGATGACCTATCCACCAAATTATCTGGTCGTTGCATTAACGTGCACCACTCATTCTTGCCAAGCTTTAAAGGTGCCAAGCCCTATCACCAAGCCCATGCTCGCGGCATTAAGCTCATTGGAGCAACCTCACATTTTGTGACTAGCGATTTAGATGAGGGTCCTATCATTGAACAAGACGTCACCCGCGTCACTCATGGTGATACTCCAGAGGATTTAGTGCGTAAGGGTCGTGATTTGGAGCGTACCGTCTTATCTCGTGCCCTACGATACTATCTGCATGATCGCGTCTTAATCAACGGCACTACCTCGGTCGTATTCTCAGACTAATCAGGGCAATAAAAGTAGTTAGGGCCTTACCCCTGGGGACTCCAGAGGTAACCCACGAGCGCGCCAAGCCAGAAACAACTCCAGCTGAGCCATTTCTGGTGAGCCATATTCATATTGTTGCGCTCTTACCCCGCTCATGCAGTTACGCAAGCGACGTTGTAAAGATCCTAGAGTCTGCCACTCTAAGCGATAGATTGGATAAGAATTAGGATGACCTTGTGGGATGGGGCTACCACCCAATTTAAGTCCAGCTCGGTCCTCATGACATTGAGCACAAGACAAGTTTAGCTGCCCCATTCGCTGGTAAAAGGATTGGCGTCCTTTCTGCATCGCGGATTTGTTCTCTGGGGTTTCTTTTATTGCGATTGGCATCCCTTTGGATTGATATGCAATATAGGCAGTAAGCGAGAGAAGATCTTTGCTTTCATATGCCAATGCAGATGCGCCCTGCGCGCTAACGCGACATTGATTAATCTGACCTTCTAGAGTTTGCAACTTCCCTTTCATCATTTTTGGAAATGCTGTTGCAATACCACGCATTG
Coding sequences within:
- a CDS encoding penicillin acylase family protein, producing the protein MKSAGNLARHGKLLRPLIWVVGVTLLTIFSATLIYLYSAQSSPSGKRSIKGLGDGVVITFDESDIPHIKANSQSDALFALGYLHATERSWQLEMNRRIASGRLSEILGNETINIDRFIRTLGIKRAAEQQFDKYPVSAKRLLQAYADGVNAGNAQLGWALPVEYFLTGSKPGHWSPTDSVAWMLMMALDLGGNWHKELQRLELSQYLTTKQIWEVLPPFEVDEPVTKMDFAKIYRDLDVFNPKTGPAHKRSKKLPATEHSNIDLPGGKDGIGSNNWALSGKLTASGKPLLANDPHLGLSAPAIWYFAHLDAPGLNVLGSTLPGIPTVVLGRAEKFAWSFTNTNPDVQDLYIEQIDPNNPGMYRGPDGLLPFKVRQEIIDVKGAPSVNFIVKETRHGPVISDSYARAKRAIDTDRFALALRSTALDIENQSVAGLLDLNRAKDMDAFKQSLRKNYAPMQNVVMADIDGNIAYQAAGVAPKRLLHHGLYGVAPAPGWEKQYDWNGYVPFEQLPASNNPEQGWIATANQRIIASNDPNPLTSDWDLSARYDRIVDLIKARNSYDLEYMKTMQADTLSLTSIPLLELFKSSVPSHPLGAKALEISKDFNGDMRVDSAAALIFNAWADQLTRNLFSRLSYIFSETYGDRNYRGALIAQMKNPNSPWCDNPKTQAIETCAEASNDAFNKALEFLSKEYGNDPSKWAWGKAHIAISAHRPLSKIPVLGKLFNLETPFPGDSNTINVGRLELLRSEHPYETLQAPSLRAIYDLSDLEKSLFIFQSGQSGWVQSKLYRNMVPLWAKNEYLPLQMKPDSSKRTLELSNK
- a CDS encoding surface-adhesin E family protein produces the protein MYLRVRVIIESRSMKKILLASLTTATLLLSAGNANAAWKELGSNQLMVVYVDLDTVQTQGEKTQIISMLDFKKPGVNPTNKEPVNSIVGLNEFDCPTVSYRPIAFKEFSGNKGSGKVVSDNNTPDSKFEPVPSGDWVAGVFNSVCKAK
- the purU gene encoding formyltetrahydrofolate deformylase, which translates into the protein MTTENYYLTLTCPNKPGIVAAVSTYIFQAGGDIEEAQQFDDKASKRFFMRVSFSCPTDGNTLRSGFTEIAKRFELTWNLRAVKDLKRVLIMASKLDHCLVDLLYRWRIGELPMIISGIVSNHPRDVYASIDFANIPFYHLPVTPETKPAQEAKLLEIIADSKVDMVILARYMQILSDDLSTKLSGRCINVHHSFLPSFKGAKPYHQAHARGIKLIGATSHFVTSDLDEGPIIEQDVTRVTHGDTPEDLVRKGRDLERTVLSRALRYYLHDRVLINGTTSVVFSD
- the soxA gene encoding sulfur oxidation c-type cytochrome SoxA, which gives rise to MSKPQFLWFLAATMILNSATLLAASDSSKSKPQSSYELMSSENKAMQDDPSLNPAMFWVGDGEVLWNKPEKNNQSCASCHGDAKKSMRGIATAFPKMMKGKLQTLEGQINQCRVSAQGASALAYESKDLLSLTAYIAYQSKGMPIAIKETPENKSAMQKGRQSFYQRMGQLNLSCAQCHEDRAGLKLGGSPIPQGHPNSYPIYRLEWQTLGSLQRRLRNCMSGVRAQQYEYGSPEMAQLELFLAWRARGLPLESPGVRP